A region from the Acidobacteriota bacterium genome encodes:
- a CDS encoding sigma-54-dependent Fis family transcriptional regulator, giving the protein MTAEGQDRPRVLVVDDKRNMLRLMEKVLRGDADVLLAASAGEALQRLREERIDVVLCDLRMPDGDGIEVLRACRRVQPNAEFVLMTAYATVGTAVEALRLGAYDYLTKPVDPEQAREVVLRAAGRAAVSAGERIESLPGVIGGSEPMRRLAELVRRLAKSDATVLVLGETGTGKERIARALHQLSPRAQHPFVAVNCAAIPADLLESELFGHARGAFTGATGERAGLFERAHRGTLFLDEIAELRSSLQAKLTRALEEKAVRRLGESAERPVDVRIVAATHQDLEGMVARGTFRADLWYRLNVAQVRVPPLRDRREDIEPLAVHFLRACQDAAPARRLRGFTAAALQALHDYDWPGNVRQLRAAVERAAVVADGERVDVGDLPPEIVGIAAEEPSERELGDLTWQEAVEQGRREIARRYLTAVLRRYGGRVADAAAHAGVERESFYRLMRRYGVRVPPPGESS; this is encoded by the coding sequence ATGACGGCCGAGGGACAGGACCGGCCCCGCGTGCTCGTCGTGGACGACAAGCGGAACATGCTCCGCCTGATGGAAAAAGTTCTCCGCGGCGATGCAGATGTGCTTCTCGCGGCCAGTGCGGGGGAGGCGCTCCAGAGGCTGAGAGAAGAACGCATCGACGTCGTGCTCTGCGATCTCCGCATGCCCGACGGCGACGGGATCGAGGTGCTGCGGGCCTGCCGTCGAGTGCAGCCCAACGCCGAGTTCGTTTTGATGACGGCTTACGCTACGGTGGGCACCGCGGTCGAGGCCCTCCGGCTCGGTGCGTACGACTATCTGACGAAACCGGTCGATCCCGAGCAGGCGAGGGAGGTGGTTCTTCGGGCGGCGGGCCGCGCGGCCGTGTCGGCGGGTGAGCGAATCGAGTCGCTGCCGGGGGTCATCGGCGGTTCGGAGCCGATGCGGCGGCTTGCGGAGCTGGTCCGCCGGCTGGCGAAGAGCGATGCCACGGTTCTCGTGCTCGGCGAGACGGGGACCGGAAAGGAGCGGATCGCGCGGGCGCTCCACCAGCTCAGCCCGCGGGCCCAGCATCCGTTCGTCGCGGTCAACTGCGCCGCCATCCCCGCGGATCTCCTCGAAAGCGAGCTGTTCGGCCACGCCCGCGGCGCGTTCACCGGGGCCACCGGCGAGCGCGCCGGCCTGTTCGAGCGCGCCCATCGCGGCACCTTGTTCCTGGACGAGATCGCGGAGCTGAGGTCTTCGCTGCAGGCGAAGCTGACGCGGGCCCTCGAAGAGAAAGCGGTGCGCCGGCTCGGGGAATCGGCAGAGCGACCGGTCGACGTGCGGATCGTCGCGGCGACCCACCAGGATCTGGAAGGCATGGTCGCTCGCGGAACGTTTCGCGCGGACCTGTGGTACCGGCTGAACGTGGCGCAGGTCCGCGTGCCGCCGCTGCGGGACCGTCGGGAGGACATCGAACCGCTCGCCGTGCACTTCCTGCGAGCCTGCCAGGACGCGGCGCCGGCCCGCCGTCTCCGCGGGTTCACCGCGGCGGCGCTGCAGGCTCTCCACGATTACGACTGGCCCGGCAACGTGAGGCAGCTTCGCGCGGCGGTGGAACGGGCGGCGGTCGTCGCCGATGGGGAGAGGGTGGACGTCGGCGACCTGCCGCCCGAGATCGTCGGGATAGCGGCGGAAGAACCGTCCGAACGCGAACTCGGCGATCTGACGTGGCAGGAGGCGGTGGAGCAGGGGCGCCGCGAGATCGCCCGCCGC